CGACGTGGGCGTAGGTGAAGCCGAGCTCGGCCGACAGCTCCTTCCCGCGGACGTCGTCGACGTCGCCGACGACCACCTTCGCCCCTTCCTCGAGGAACCTCCGGACCGTGGCCAGACCGATCCCCGAGCAACCCCCGGTGACGACGGCGACCTTGCCTTCCAGGCGACCAGACAACGCGTTCTTCCTTTCGATCGGGTGGGTCAGTCGTGTGCGATGAAGACGTTCTTCTCCTCGGTGAACGCGTTCGGGGCCTCGGGCCCGAGCTCGCGTCCCAGGCCGGACTGCTTGAAGCCGCCGAACGGCGTCCAGTACCGGACCGAGGAATGGGAGTTGACACTGAGGTTGCCCGCCTCGACCGCGCGTGCCACGCGCAGGGCGCGACCGACGTCGCGGGTGAAGATCGACCCCGACAGGCCGTACTCCGTGTCGTTGGCGAGCCGGATAGCGTCGGCCTCGTCGTCGAAGGGCATGACCGCGACGAGCGGGCCGAACACCTCCTCGCGCCACACGGGCGCCCGCGTGTCCTCGGCGACCACGACCGTCGGGGGCAGCCAGAACCCCTCGGCGAAGGACGTGTCGTCGGGCACGCTGCCGGTGATCACCGGCTCGGCGCCGTCGAGGTAACGGGCCACGCTGTCACGCTGCTGCGCCGAGACGAGCGGTCCCATCTCGCTGTCGGGGCTGGCCGGGTCGGCGACCCGCAGGCCCTTGACCGCCGTCTCGAGGCCGGCCATGAAGTCGTCGTACGCCGAGCGCTGGACCAGGATCCGTGACCGGGCGCAGCAGTCCTGCCCAGCGTTGTCGAACACGGCGTACGGCGCCGCGGCCGCCGCCCTGGCCACGTCGGCGTCGGCGAACACGATGTTGGCGCTCTTGCCGCCGAGCTCGAGGGTCACCCGCTTGACCTGGTCGGCGCAGCCGGCCATGATCCGCTTGCCGACCTCCGTGGAGCCGGTGAAGCAGACCTTGCGCACCGCAGGATGGGTCACGAACCGCTCCCCCACCACCGACCCCTTGCCGGGAATCACCGTGAACACGCCCTCCGGGATGCCGGCCTCGAGGGCCAGCTCCCCGAGCCGGATCGCGGTCAGCGGCGTCAGCTCGGCCGGCTTGAGCACCACCGTGTTGCCGGCCGCGAGCGCGGGCGCGAACCCCCAGCCGGCGATGGGCATCGGGAAGTTCCACGGCACGATCACGCCGACGACGCCGAGCGGCTCGCGGAAGGTGACGTCGACGCCCCCGGGCACCGGGATCTGCCGGCCGAAGAGACGCTCCGGTGCGGCCGAGTAGTAGTTGAGCACGTCGCGGACGTTGCCGGCCTCCCACCGGGCGTTGCCCAGGGTGTGGCCGGCGTTGGCGACCTCCAGCTGCGCGAGCTCCTCGAGGTGCGCGTCGACCACGGAGGCGAAGGACCGCAGCAGCCGGGCCCGCTCGCCGGGCGCGAGGTCCCGCCAGGCCGGGAAGGCCGCCTGGGCGCGGGCGATCAGCGCGTCGGTCTCCTCGACCGAGGCCTGGCCGACCTCGGTGATCGGTACGGCGGTCGCCGGGTTGAGGACGGTGACGGTGGACATCTCTCCCTTTCTCGTTTCGTCCGGTCTCACATGCGCTCGAAGCTGCGACGCAGCTCCCAGTCGGTGACGGCGGCGTCGAAGGCGGCGAGCTCGACGTCGGCCATGTTGGTGTAGTGGTCGACCACCTCGTCACCCAGCGCGGCCCGGGCCACGGTCGAGTCACGGAAGGCGTCGCGGGCGGCGCGCAGGGTGCCGGGGACCCGCGGCCGGTCGGAGGCGTAGGCGTTGCCGACCAGTGCGGGCTCGAGGTCGAGCCCCTTCTCGATGCCGTGCAGGCCGCCGGCGAGCATCGCGGCCAGCGCGAGGTACGGGTTCACGTCACCGCCCGGCACC
This genomic interval from Nocardioides kongjuensis contains the following:
- a CDS encoding aldehyde dehydrogenase family protein — encoded protein: MSTVTVLNPATAVPITEVGQASVEETDALIARAQAAFPAWRDLAPGERARLLRSFASVVDAHLEELAQLEVANAGHTLGNARWEAGNVRDVLNYYSAAPERLFGRQIPVPGGVDVTFREPLGVVGVIVPWNFPMPIAGWGFAPALAAGNTVVLKPAELTPLTAIRLGELALEAGIPEGVFTVIPGKGSVVGERFVTHPAVRKVCFTGSTEVGKRIMAGCADQVKRVTLELGGKSANIVFADADVARAAAAAPYAVFDNAGQDCCARSRILVQRSAYDDFMAGLETAVKGLRVADPASPDSEMGPLVSAQQRDSVARYLDGAEPVITGSVPDDTSFAEGFWLPPTVVVAEDTRAPVWREEVFGPLVAVMPFDDEADAIRLANDTEYGLSGSIFTRDVGRALRVARAVEAGNLSVNSHSSVRYWTPFGGFKQSGLGRELGPEAPNAFTEEKNVFIAHD